The Gemmatimonas sp. UBA7669 nucleotide sequence TGGCCACCCAGCGCTGCGCGCTTTCGCGCAGCATGAGCGACTGCGGGTCGAGCCAGCGTCCCTGATACAGCAGACGGCCGAGCTTCTTGCCGTTGATGCGGTACTGCTCGATCGTGTCTTCGTTGTGAATGCCCGTCACCAGGCGCTCGTAGGCAATGAACAGCAGCGCGAGTCCCGGCGCCTCGTAAATGCCGCGGCTCTTGGCTTCGATGATGCGATTCTCGATCTGGTCCGTCATGCCCAGGCCATGGCGTCCGCCAATGACATTGGCTTCGGTGAACAGCTCGAGTGCGCTGCCGAACTCGCGGCCATTGATGGCCACGGGATAGCCTTCCTCGAAGCGGATGCTCACGGTTTCACGCGCGATCGCCACCTCGTCCTTCCAGAAGGCCACACCCATGATGGGCTGCACGATGTGCATGCCCTTGTTGAGGAACTCGAGATCCTTGGCTTCGTGCGTGGCGCCCAGAATGTTCGAGTCCGTCGAGTAGGCCTTCTCCACCGACATCTTGTATTCGAAGCCGGCCTTGATGAGGTACTCGGCCATCTCCGTGCGGCCGCCCAGCTCGTCGATGAACTGCTGATCGAGCCAGGGCTTGTACACGCGCAGATTGGGATTCGTCAGCAGACCGTAGCGGTAGAACCGCTCAATGTCATTGCCCTTGAACGTGCTGCCGTCGCCCCAGATGTCCACGCCATCTTCGCGCATGGCCGCCACGAGCATCGTGCCCGTGACCGCGCGGCCCAGCGGCGTGGTGTTGAAGTACGTCTGCCCCGCCGTGGTGATGTGAAACGCGCCGCACTGCAGCGCCGCCAGCCCCTCGGCCACCAGCTGCGCGCGGCACTCGATCAGCCGCGCCTTCTCCGCGCCGTAGGCCATGGCCTTGCGCGGAATCTCCTCGTAGTCGGACTCGTCGGGCTGCCCGAGATTGGCCGTGTAGGCAAAGGGGACGGCGCCCTTGGCGCGCATCCAATGCAGCGCCGCGCTCGTGTCGAGACCGCCGGAGAAGGCAATGCCGACTTTTTCGCCGACGGGGAGAGACTGGAGAATGTTGGCCACGGTTGGCTCGCAGGATCGGGGCGGATCGGGCGCCGGCCCAGACGGCCGGCTGCCGAGGTACAGCCTCGAAAGTTACACCCGTCCGGGGGGCCGATCCATGATGTCGGCCCCCGATTTCCCCGGTTTTCCCGCCGCCGACAGGCCGTCAGCTCAGGCAGTAAGCAGCGCCTCGTCGGGCGAACCTTCCAGCGCCGAACACTTGCCGTGGTAGGACACCCGGTACGCGATACCATGCTCGCCGCGGATCTTGTTCTCGCTGATGGCTTCCTGCTCAAAACCACGCAGACCCGTCACACGCATCTCGTCCGCCTTCTTGCCCACGTCGCCGTTGATGAGGTTGGACGTGCCCGCGAGGTTGTACAGGCAGTGAATGAGCTCGTGCGCCAGCGCGATGAACGGCGGCCGGGCGCCGTCGGGCGTGTCGGTGTTCTTCGGGTCCCACTTGATGGACGAAATGGCGCCGGTGCCGTCGGACGACGACTGATCGTTACCCGACTTCGTGATCGAGCCACCCTCGTAGGTGCGCCAGCGAATGAGCGGACCGAAGCTGTGTTTGACCGATTCCTTGGGCATGATGCACACCGTGTAGCCGAACTTGGCCTTGGCCTGCTGCGCCACGATGCCGGCCAGGAGCGCCTGGCCCACCGGCTTGCTGTCAATCTTGGCGAGCGCGGTATTGACCAGCTGCACAAAGGCCTTCGAGTCGGTGGCCTTGGTACGAATGATGATGCCAGCGTAGGCAGTGGGGGTGTCGGCCATGGACGGATACTCCGATGAGATGGAACGCGCGGAGCATCGGCGCCCACGCGCGGTGAGTACAACATGCGCCACATTGCCCGATCTCGCGACCGGCCGCAGCTTGAGGCATGTCCTGTTCCCGCCGCGAAGCCCTCGCCGCCCTTGGCGCACTCCTCGCCACCCCGTCGTTGTCCGCCGCGCTTGCGCACGCGGAAGACACGCAACCTGCGGACATGCTGCTGGCCACGTCGCCGGCATTCCAGGCCGCGCGAATTCGTGGCGAGCTGACCGCCGAACAGGTCGTGCGGCGTGCGCTCGATCGGTGCAACACGCTGGGCACATCGTGGCGGGCCATCGACTTGCTCAGTAGCTCCGCGCTGGCCGACGCACGCGCGTCTGACGAACGCCTGCGTCGCGGCCGTCTGCTGGGAGCGCTGGATGGCGTGCCGGTGTTTGCCAAGTCCATCTACGACTTGCAGGGGCAGCCCACCTCGGCTTCAAGTGCGGAATGGGTGCGTCTCTTTCCCGACGCAGTGCCGCGCGATGCCGTGGAGGTGGCGCGTCTGCGCGCCGCGGGCGCCGTGGTGCTGGGCAAGACAGCCGCCGACGACTTCGCCTATCGCGGCAACGGCACCAGTTCACACACGGGGCAGGTGCTCAACCCCTACGACGCGAGTGCGCAGCGCACACCCGGCGGCTCCAGTGCCGGCGCGGCCGTGGTCGTAGCAGGCGGCATGGCCTTCAGTGCACTCGGCACCGACGATGGCGGCTCCAATCGTATCCCCGCGCAGTTCACCGGTGTGGTGGGCATGAAGCCCAGCTTTGGTCTGGTGCCACGCAGTGGTGTCATTCCCACCTGGCCATATCTCGACACACACGGGCCACTGGCCCGCTCCGTGATGGACGCGGCGCTGATGCTGTGGGCCCTCGTGGGTGCTGACGGTGAAGACGCCTTGTCGCATGACCTGGGCCGCGACACGATGCGCGCCATGGTCACGACGTCCGGTGTAAACCGCACAGCAGTGCAACCATCGTTCACGCCCGACGCACTGCGCGGCCGGCGTCTTGGCATCGTGAGCATTCATGCGCCGCGCACGCAGATGTCGGCCGAATCCGTGGCGCAGTTCGATAAGGCGTTGGCCGACTGCCGCACGGCGGGCGCCATCGTGGATGTGTTCGACGCGCCGGTCACGCGGGTGAATGTCCGTGAGCGCTTTGCCGAAGTGGCCAGCGCGCGTGGCAATGTGCGTCCCAATCCCAATAGTCCGGCGGCCACCGCCAACGCACTCTATCGCTACTTCGCCCGGCAGGGCGTGGATGCACGCGCGGCCGCACAGCGTGGCCACGCGGCGTATCGCGCGTTCTACGACGTGCTGCCCACCGACTGGCCGGCCTTCGAAGCGTTGCTCACGTCACCCTACGAACACGATGCGGCGGGTGTGTCCTTTGCGCGCTCGCGCGAGCAGGTCGTGACGCAACTGGCCAGTGCCATGCGCGCCGAGCGCATCGATGCGCTGGTGTATCCCACCATGCCGTTTCCGGCGCCGCTGGCCGTCAACCCCTGGCCCGACGTGCGCACGCCACTGGGCTTCGGCAACTGGATGGGGTTGCCCGAAGTCTCCGTGCCCGCCGGCTATGACAGTCAGGGCATGCCGCTGGGCAATCTGTCCTTCGTGGGTTTACCCGGAGACGATGCAGCGCTGTTGGCCATGGCCTACGCCTACGAACAGCAGTCGCGGCACTTCAAGCCGCCGGCTGCGGTGGGTTCGCGTTAACGGGGGCCTTCGCGCTGTACCGCGCGCTGTTGGCGCAGTGTCTCGTACACCGCAATCCCCACACTCGTTGACAGGTTGAGCGAGCGAATGGGGCCCTCGGCCATGGGCATGGTCACGAACTGTTCGGCGTAGCGCGTGTGCAGCGTGGCGGGCAGGCCACCGGTTTCGCGGCCAAACACCAGCACCGTGTTGCTCGTCTCGCCGAGCGGCGCATCCCAGAAGGTCCGACGTCCACGCGTACTGAAGAACCAGGGCGTGCCAAGCTGTGGCAGCTCGGCCTCGAACGTGTCCCAGTCTTTCCAGACGCGCAGATCGACATGCTCCCAGTAGTCGAGCCCCGCCCGCTTGACGGCGCGGTCGTCGAGCGAGAAACCCAGCGGCTCGATGAGGTGCAGCGTGGCACCGGTGGCCACGCAGGTGCGGCCGGCGTTGCCGGTGTTCCAGTGAATCTCGGGGTGAACCAGCACGACGTGGAGAGCCATGTCACAACTTCACCTGCATACGCCACACTTCGCCACCGTGCGTGCGGAATGCAGTGCGTCACGCGATACTTCCCGCATGTTTCGTCCTTCTCTGCTGCGGCACGTCGTGCTGCTCGCCACGGTCTCCGGGCTCGCGGCCTGCTCCGTGTCCACCCGGGTCACCCGCACCACGCCATCGGAGCCGGCAGCACCCGCATCGATCGCGCTGATGTCCTTCAACCTGCGCTACGACAATCCCGCCGACGGGCCAAATGCCTGGCCGCTCCGGCGGGATCGCGTAGCCGGCGCCATTCGCTTTCATGGCGCCGAGGTGGTGGGTGTGCAGGAGGCGCTGGCGAGCATGCTGCGTGAACTCGACGCGCTGCTGCCCAACTATCGCCGCGTGGGCGTGGGCCGCAGCGATGGAGCAGAGCGCGGGGAGTTCAGCGCCATTCTCTACGACACCACGCGGGTGACGGCCCTCGAGAGTGGCACCTTCTGGCTCTCGCCCACGCCCGATGTGGTGGGCAGCAAGGGCTGGGACGCGGCGCTCGAGCGCATTGCCACCTGGGCGCGGTTCCGCGACAAACAGAGCGGCTGCACCTGGGTGCACGTCAACACACACTTCGATCATGTGGGCGACAGCGCGCGCGTGGAAAGCGCGCGGCTGATCAGACGCCGACTGGGCGCGCTGGCCAATGGCCTGCCGCTCACCATGACGGGCGACTTCAACGCCAATCCCTCACACCCGGCCTACGTCACGCTCACCACGAGCACACTGCCCGACGGGTCACGGCCGCTGCGTGACGCGCTGCACGTGAGCGACACGCCACACTATGGTCCCTTGTCCACCTGGAACGCCTTCAAGGACATCGAACCCGACCGCCGCATCGATTTTGTGTTTGTGAGCGACGGCGTGCGGGTGCGGCGTCACGGCATTCTCAGTGATCGCTGGGACGGACGTTTCCTGTCGGATCATCTGCCGGTGCTGGCCGAGGTCCAGCCCTGCGCGCGGTAAGCAGAGTGCGCTGCGCGGTGGCGTTGCACGCGTGGCGCAGCACGCGTGGCGCAGCACGTGTGGCGCGTAGTCGCGTCAGGTCGCCAGCACCTGATGCACAAGATCGGCCATGTCGGTGAAGACATGCTCGGGGGCATGCGGCGCAAAGGCGGCGAGCGGCGCATAGCCCCAGCCCACCGCACCAAAGGCCACTCCGGCGCGGCGCGCGCTCTGCAAATCGGTGACCTGATCACCCACGTACAGCGTGCGCTCCGGCGCCGCGCCCAGTTCGCGCATGACACGCCGAATGCGCGAGCGCTTACCGAAAATGGACGAACCTCCGTCCACACGCGAAATCAGACGCGCGCGCTCGGGGCCCAGCAGCCGATGCACCGTGGCCGGTGCGTTGGACGTGACCACCGCCAATTGCAGTCCGGCCTCGTGCAGCCGGCGCAGCGTCGCATCAGTGGCCTCGAACAGGTGAATGTTCTGTGACGTTCTGGCCATGAGGCGACGGAAGTCGTCCGCCACAAACGGCAGACGCCACATGGGAAGACCCACGTGGCGCATGACGGTGCGCGCATCGAGATGGCGCAGCCGCTCAATGTCTGCCGGCGAAAGCGCCGAGAAGCGATGCCGCGCGGCCAGTTGATTGAACACCGTCACGAAGAACGGAAACGAGTCGGCCAGTGTGCCATCAAAGTCAAACAAAAGGTGTGTGTATCGACCCATCAGGACACAGTGTCACGTGACGCAGCACGCAGCAAGGCCGGCGTGCTGGGTGCGCGCTCGAGCAGCTCCACGGCGCGCTTGAGCGGCAGGTCCCAGCCGGCGCTCACGCGAAAGGCCAGTGTATCGCCGTGCGCCAGCGTGGCCACACGATGCGCGAGACTGCGGGCAATGTCGCTGCGCCCCGCGTCGAACTGCGCGCGCGTGACCGGCACCGACTCGCGCGTGAGCCGCGTGAACACACTGTCGGTCCACGCCGCCGGCACCTCAAAGTCGGCCCGAATGGCTGTGCCACGCTGCTTCTGCTCCCGCACCACCGTTTGCGCGATGCTGGTCACGTGACCAAACAGGGTGGTGGCATGGGGGGCGAGCACCTGACGCAGCGCCAGCTCACCGGCCGACAGCGTGTCTTCCGCCACCGCAACATCCGGCGCGATGGCGCCGCTGCCATCGGCCTGCTTCTGAATGGAGCGACCCTGCGGCGTATACCACTTGCCCGTGGTGAGCTTGAGGGCATAGCCGCCGTCGAGTCCGTACACACTCTGCACCAGCCCCTTGCCGTAGGAGCGACTGCCCAGCAGGAGCGCGCGGCCATTGTCCTGCAGCGCCCCGGCCACGATCTCGGCCGACGACGCCGATCCGCCGTCCACCAGCACCACCAGCGGCTCCTGTGACACCAGTGGCGCCAAGTCGGCGCCAAAGCGCTCGGTGCCTTCGCGGGAACGCACTTCCAGCAGCGGCGCCCCCTTGGGCAGGAAAAGATTGGCCGTGGCCAGGGCCTCCTGCACCACACCGCCGGGATTGCCACGCAGGTCGAGCACCAGACTGCGACTGCCGGCGCGCTTGAGCGAGACAATGGCATCGCGCAGCTCGCGCGAGGTGTTGTCGCTGAAGCGCGTGATGGGCACGTAGCCGATGCCCGGTGTCAGCATGAGATGAAACGGCACCGACGACACATGCACGCGGCGGCGCACGAAGCGATGCGTGAGTGGCTCCGGCAGACCGGCGCGCTCGAGCGTCACCACGACGGGTGTGCCGTCTTCGCCCACGAGATGGCGATGCACGCGTTCCGTGCTCCAGCCAACACTGCTGGTGTCATTGATGCGCACAATGCGATCGCCGGGTTGCACGCCCGCCTCGGCGGCCGGTGTGGCGTCGTAGACCTTCTCCACCGTGACCGCGCCATTGATGGGCGGCGTGAGCAGCACACCGAGCCCACTGTAGTTGCCGTTGGTGGTGAGCTCGAAGTCGGCCAGGTCGGCCGGCGTGAGCAGATCGGCGTAGGGGTCCTTGAGTTCGCGCACGAGACCACGCGCGGCCTTCTCGTACAGCGCGTTGGCCGTCAGCGTGTCACTGAAGCGCAGCATGACCAGCGTCATGACCTGCTCCAGCAGGGCCGGTCCGTGTCGCTCCGTACGGCGCTGCAGACTCCAGGCGCCCGTGGCCAGAGGCACGACCAGCAGCGTCACGGCCGTGGCCTGGCGCCAGGCGGGGGAGCTGCGACGCAAACGACGGAGGCGGGCCAGCAGGTTGGCAGGCATGAACAGGGTGGTGAGTCCAACAGTGGTGAGAATGGGCGCATGCGTCTGCGCCGATCGCCTGCAGTACCACGGGGGTCGGTCCGGGCGTCACCAGCCTGGGGTGGGGCAGACACGAGGGCAACGCGCCGGGGACAAGGGGCACGGAACTCGTCCCGGGAGGACCGGTATCAGCAACGCACGCAGGGCATCCCACCACTGTGTCTCCTGGAGTGTGTTGCAATGGTCCCACCGTATTCCCTCGCCTCGCCCCTCATTTGTGGCCTTGGATTGGCACTTCTGCTCACGGCGTGCTCGTCCACCTCGGAGCCACCCCCGGCGCAGCCTGAGCCACCCCCCACCACACCGCCGCCGCCACCGCCGCCGCCCGCCCCGCCCATTGCCCGACGGGATTTCCGACCGGGGACACCGCCCGGATGGTTCAGCAGCACCAGCCGCAGTGACATTTACGAGGGCGGCCTCGACCGCGGCGAACGGCGAACCGGTGAGGCGGCGGCCTATCTGCGCAACACCACGACGAATGCGGCGTCCGGCGCGTTCATTCAATTGAGTCAGACCATTAACGCGGCCAGCTATCGCGGCAAGCGGCTGCGACTCTCCGGCTGGGTCTACGCCGACAGTATCAGCAGCGGTGGAGGCGGCCTGTGGATGCGCGTGGATGCCGCCACACGCACGGTCGGCTTTGACAACATGATCGGATTCGGTCGCCCCATTGCCGGCACCATTGCGTGGCACGAGGCTGCCGTGGTGCTCGATGTGCCGCAGGAAGCCATCAGCATTACACTGGGTGCGCTCTTGAATGGCCGAGGCATTCTGCGTGTGGATGATCTGCGCCTCGACACCGTCCCCACCAGTGTCCCCACCACCGGGAGCGCGACCCCAACCACGTTTGGCGGCGACAGCGTGGCCAACACGCTGGCCGCGGCGCGCTTTCCCGGTCAGATGCAGAACGCGGACTTCGAAGGGCTGGCGCCCGTTGGCTCCGCTTCTGCAGCCACCTGGTTGAATGCCAACGCCGTGCCCTTCACCACCGACGCGCCGGGCGCAGGTTTTGACGACCTCGCTGAAGTCGGACGCATGGTTGGCATGGCGAGGGTGGTGGCGTTGGGTGAAGCCACACACGGCACACGCGAGTTCTTCCGCATGAAGCATCGCGTGTTCGAATACCTCGTGGAGCGACACGGCCTGCGCTGGTTCACCATCGAGGCGACCATGCCGGAGTCGCGGGATGTCGATCGCTATGTCACACATGGTGTGGGCAATCCGGCGGTGCTGCTGTCACGTCTGCAGTTCTGGACCTGGAACACGCGCGAGGTCCTCGATCTCATCGAGTGGATGCGTGCCTACAATGTGCGTGTGGGGGAACCGCGTCTGCGATTCCTCGGCTTCGACATGCAGTCACCCGACGTGTCGGTGGACAGTGTTCGCCGCATTACCGCCCGTCTCGACACGACCCTCGGCGCGCGCGCGGCGCGCATCACCGCCTGCCTGGATCCCGCACGCTCCCCGAGCAACGGGCGCATGATCAGCACCCAGTATCAGAACAACACCACGGTCCTTGCGCGCACGCTGTGCCAGGACTCCCTGTCGGCCCTGCAGCGTGCCGTGACAGAGCGCCGTCCCGCACTGCTCACGCGCGCCGACGCCGAAACGGTGGATTGGCTGGAGCAGTACGCCACGCTGCTGTGGCAGTGGGCGCGCATGGCCGGCGCCACCTCGGGTGGATCCTTCATCCGCGACGAAGCCATGGCCGACAATCTCGAATGGGCCACCAAACGCCACACCGGCGACCGCTTCTTCGCATGGGCGCACAACTACCACGTGAGTCGCCGACCCAACACCATGGGCTTTCATCTCGGGCGCCGGCTCGGCAGCAACTATCTCAACCTCGCCTTCACCTTTGGCACCGGTACGTTCAACGCGGTCGCGGTGGGTGGCGGGTTGCGCACGCACAGCATCGAGAGTGTGGACTCATCCGGCATCGAGTGGCTGTTCCAGCAGAGTCCCAGCCAACGATTGCTGTTCGATACCCGAAAGCTCCTGACGGCGGGCCCGGAGGCCATTGGCCTCCGGGATCGGCCGGTGCGCATGCGCAGCATCGGCGCCGTGTATTCC carries:
- a CDS encoding HAD hydrolase-like protein, whose amino-acid sequence is MGRYTHLLFDFDGTLADSFPFFVTVFNQLAARHRFSALSPADIERLRHLDARTVMRHVGLPMWRLPFVADDFRRLMARTSQNIHLFEATDATLRRLHEAGLQLAVVTSNAPATVHRLLGPERARLISRVDGGSSIFGKRSRIRRVMRELGAAPERTLYVGDQVTDLQSARRAGVAFGAVGWGYAPLAAFAPHAPEHVFTDMADLVHQVLAT
- a CDS encoding amidase; amino-acid sequence: MSCSRREALAALGALLATPSLSAALAHAEDTQPADMLLATSPAFQAARIRGELTAEQVVRRALDRCNTLGTSWRAIDLLSSSALADARASDERLRRGRLLGALDGVPVFAKSIYDLQGQPTSASSAEWVRLFPDAVPRDAVEVARLRAAGAVVLGKTAADDFAYRGNGTSSHTGQVLNPYDASAQRTPGGSSAGAAVVVAGGMAFSALGTDDGGSNRIPAQFTGVVGMKPSFGLVPRSGVIPTWPYLDTHGPLARSVMDAALMLWALVGADGEDALSHDLGRDTMRAMVTTSGVNRTAVQPSFTPDALRGRRLGIVSIHAPRTQMSAESVAQFDKALADCRTAGAIVDVFDAPVTRVNVRERFAEVASARGNVRPNPNSPAATANALYRYFARQGVDARAAAQRGHAAYRAFYDVLPTDWPAFEALLTSPYEHDAAGVSFARSREQVVTQLASAMRAERIDALVYPTMPFPAPLAVNPWPDVRTPLGFGNWMGLPEVSVPAGYDSQGMPLGNLSFVGLPGDDAALLAMAYAYEQQSRHFKPPAAVGSR
- a CDS encoding tRNA (cytidine(34)-2'-O)-methyltransferase: MALHVVLVHPEIHWNTGNAGRTCVATGATLHLIEPLGFSLDDRAVKRAGLDYWEHVDLRVWKDWDTFEAELPQLGTPWFFSTRGRRTFWDAPLGETSNTVLVFGRETGGLPATLHTRYAEQFVTMPMAEGPIRSLNLSTSVGIAVYETLRQQRAVQREGPR
- a CDS encoding S41 family peptidase, whose product is MPANLLARLRRLRRSSPAWRQATAVTLLVVPLATGAWSLQRRTERHGPALLEQVMTLVMLRFSDTLTANALYEKAARGLVRELKDPYADLLTPADLADFELTTNGNYSGLGVLLTPPINGAVTVEKVYDATPAAEAGVQPGDRIVRINDTSSVGWSTERVHRHLVGEDGTPVVVTLERAGLPEPLTHRFVRRRVHVSSVPFHLMLTPGIGYVPITRFSDNTSRELRDAIVSLKRAGSRSLVLDLRGNPGGVVQEALATANLFLPKGAPLLEVRSREGTERFGADLAPLVSQEPLVVLVDGGSASSAEIVAGALQDNGRALLLGSRSYGKGLVQSVYGLDGGYALKLTTGKWYTPQGRSIQKQADGSGAIAPDVAVAEDTLSAGELALRQVLAPHATTLFGHVTSIAQTVVREQKQRGTAIRADFEVPAAWTDSVFTRLTRESVPVTRAQFDAGRSDIARSLAHRVATLAHGDTLAFRVSAGWDLPLKRAVELLERAPSTPALLRAASRDTVS
- a CDS encoding endonuclease/exonuclease/phosphatase family protein, whose amino-acid sequence is MFRPSLLRHVVLLATVSGLAACSVSTRVTRTTPSEPAAPASIALMSFNLRYDNPADGPNAWPLRRDRVAGAIRFHGAEVVGVQEALASMLRELDALLPNYRRVGVGRSDGAERGEFSAILYDTTRVTALESGTFWLSPTPDVVGSKGWDAALERIATWARFRDKQSGCTWVHVNTHFDHVGDSARVESARLIRRRLGALANGLPLTMTGDFNANPSHPAYVTLTTSTLPDGSRPLRDALHVSDTPHYGPLSTWNAFKDIEPDRRIDFVFVSDGVRVRRHGILSDRWDGRFLSDHLPVLAEVQPCAR
- a CDS encoding M91 family zinc metallopeptidase, giving the protein MADTPTAYAGIIIRTKATDSKAFVQLVNTALAKIDSKPVGQALLAGIVAQQAKAKFGYTVCIMPKESVKHSFGPLIRWRTYEGGSITKSGNDQSSSDGTGAISSIKWDPKNTDTPDGARPPFIALAHELIHCLYNLAGTSNLINGDVGKKADEMRVTGLRGFEQEAISENKIRGEHGIAYRVSYHGKCSALEGSPDEALLTA
- a CDS encoding erythromycin esterase family protein, translated to MVPPYSLASPLICGLGLALLLTACSSTSEPPPAQPEPPPTTPPPPPPPPAPPIARRDFRPGTPPGWFSSTSRSDIYEGGLDRGERRTGEAAAYLRNTTTNAASGAFIQLSQTINAASYRGKRLRLSGWVYADSISSGGGGLWMRVDAATRTVGFDNMIGFGRPIAGTIAWHEAAVVLDVPQEAISITLGALLNGRGILRVDDLRLDTVPTSVPTTGSATPTTFGGDSVANTLAAARFPGQMQNADFEGLAPVGSASAATWLNANAVPFTTDAPGAGFDDLAEVGRMVGMARVVALGEATHGTREFFRMKHRVFEYLVERHGLRWFTIEATMPESRDVDRYVTHGVGNPAVLLSRLQFWTWNTREVLDLIEWMRAYNVRVGEPRLRFLGFDMQSPDVSVDSVRRITARLDTTLGARAARITACLDPARSPSNGRMISTQYQNNTTVLARTLCQDSLSALQRAVTERRPALLTRADAETVDWLEQYATLLWQWARMAGATSGGSFIRDEAMADNLEWATKRHTGDRFFAWAHNYHVSRRPNTMGFHLGRRLGSNYLNLAFTFGTGTFNAVAVGGGLRTHSIESVDSSGIEWLFQQSPSQRLLFDTRKLLTAGPEAIGLRDRPVRMRSIGAVYSSTTAPAYFEEALLPGDYDGIIWFRSTSASALLPFQ
- the argG gene encoding argininosuccinate synthase codes for the protein MANILQSLPVGEKVGIAFSGGLDTSAALHWMRAKGAVPFAYTANLGQPDESDYEEIPRKAMAYGAEKARLIECRAQLVAEGLAALQCGAFHITTAGQTYFNTTPLGRAVTGTMLVAAMREDGVDIWGDGSTFKGNDIERFYRYGLLTNPNLRVYKPWLDQQFIDELGGRTEMAEYLIKAGFEYKMSVEKAYSTDSNILGATHEAKDLEFLNKGMHIVQPIMGVAFWKDEVAIARETVSIRFEEGYPVAINGREFGSALELFTEANVIGGRHGLGMTDQIENRIIEAKSRGIYEAPGLALLFIAYERLVTGIHNEDTIEQYRINGKKLGRLLYQGRWLDPQSLMLRESAQRWVAKAVTGEVTIELRRGNDYSIMDTSSPNLTYKPERLTMEKGQEYFSPLDRIGQLTMRNLDIIDTREKLAVYASAGLLRGSETNGVPQLPSGD